One region of Maylandia zebra isolate NMK-2024a linkage group LG10, Mzebra_GT3a, whole genome shotgun sequence genomic DNA includes:
- the sptbn2 gene encoding spectrin family protein isoform X3, translating into MEWDHRERDSCLSPAAFVNQVQYSNILEGRFKQLQDEREAVQKKTFTKWVNSHLGRVTCRIGDLYTDLRDGRMLIRLLEVLSGEQLPKPTKGRMRIHCLENVDKALQFLKEQKVHLENMGSHDIVDGNHRLTLGLIWTIILRFQIQDISVETEDNKEKKSAKDALLLWCQMKTAGYPNVNIHNFTTSWRDGLAFNAIVHKHRPDLIEFDNLKRSNAHYNLQNAFNVAEKELGLTKLLDPEDVNVDQPDEKSIITYVATYYHYFSKMKALAVEGKRIGKVLDYAIEADQLIEKYETLASELLQWIEQTIVTLNDRQLANSLSAVQNQLQAFNSYRTVEKPPKFTEKGNLEVLLFTIQSKMRANNQKVYMPREGKLISDINKAWERLEKAEHERELALRNELIRQEKLEMLAARFDRKAAMRETWLSENQRLVSQDNFGTDLGAVEAATRKHEAIETDIGAYWERVAAVEAVAKELEAEGYHDVRRILARRDNVLRLWEYLKELLAARRERLNAHRDLQRLFQEMRYIMDWMADEKGRLQSQDSGKHLHDVLDLLQKHNLVEADISAQAERIKAVQGAANRFTSHEQAYKPCEPGLVSEKVELLGQAYEELGQLAVNRRERLEDSRRLWQFLWDLGEEAAWIREQEQILASGDCGRDLTSALHLLSKHEAFRDEMAARYGPLSNSIAAGEDLVKEGHFGASEVTERIQDIHAQWAHLEETTKQREQSLKEAVALHQFQTDANDMEAWIMETLRQVSSQEVGHDEFSTQTLARKQREIEEEIQSHHPLIDSLHEQVQALPQAYVHYPEVDGRLPAIEQRYEELETLSAARRQALEGALALYRMFSEAGACQLWVEEKEQWLHGMEIPTKLEDLEVVQQRFETLEPEMNNLGTRVTDVNQVAEQLLSSDNCNKDQIHQTADQLNNRWKEFQQLAGQKKQDLESALNIQNYQLECNEIQTWMKEKTKVIESTQGLGNDLAGVMALQRKLTGMERDLEAIQGKLDDLRNEAEKLAKEHPDQAGEIQGRLGEIQEVWEELNATMKRREESLGEASKLQGFLRDLDDFQSWLSRTQTAVASEDIPTSLPEAESLLAQHESIKNEVDNYKEDYEKMRAVGEEVTQGQTDAQHMFLAQRLQALDTGWHELRRMWENRHSLLAQAFDFQTFLRDAKQAEAFLNSQEYVLSHTEMPTSLQAAEEAIKKHEDFLTTTEASEEKITGVVEAGRRLINDSNANSDKIQEKVDSIQERHLKNKEAANELLTKLKDNRELQHFLQDGQELTLWINEKMLTAQDMSYDEARNLHSKWQKHQAFMAELASNKDWLDKIDKEGQALVAEKPELKPVVQQTLEDLQRQWEELESTTRTKAQCLFDANRAELFTQSCSALDVWLKNLEGQLQSDDYGKDLTSVNILLKKHQMLEHQMEVREKEVQALKSQALALSQEDAGLAEIDGQQRRVTDSFANLQDPLNLRRQQLLASKEAHQFNRDLEDEILWVTERMPLATSTDHGKDLPTVQLLIKKNQTLQKEIQGHQPRIDDIHRRGKTQTQVDGERQSVLEDRLVELQSLWDQLIAETDKRHARLIEANRAQQFYADAAEAEAWMGEQELHMMSEEKAKDEQNALVMVKKHQILEQALEDYAQTIHQLANSSRLMVNNEHPESERITLRQAQVDKLYAGLKDLAEERRGRLQERLRLTQLKREVDDLEQWIAEREVVAGSHELGQDYEHVTMLRDKFREFARDTSTIGQERVDGVNALADDLIESGHPENASVAEWKDGLNEAWADLLELIDTRTQMLAASYELHRFHQDAMEVLGRVKEKREALPSELGRDLNTVQHLHRQHTAFEHDIQALSGQVNQVQDDAARLQKAYAGEKADDIHRSEHAVTSAWEGLLEAGEARRLLLLDTVEKFRFFNMVRDLMLWMDGVNLQIDAHDSPRDVSSAGLVIANHQDIRSEIDARTDSFTACVEMGNTLINKNHYASDEIREKLTQLQEKRDKINKKWQDKMDHLQIVLEVLQFGRDAYVAESWLAGQEPLVRAAELGSNVDEVESLIKRHEAFEKLATAWEERFVQLEKLTTLEEQENQRRREEEERARRPPTPPPVEEVPQSETETQPHDSAARTSLDQTTLNQSVSVNGVHSDNDTSQQSLSLSLSVGKKSEPKRVCKPKQQERGSESESVNGPGRDSGLASSRVDPSATLPSRGAADSEPETMEGMLCRKQEMESHIKKAATRSWQNVYCVLRKGSLGFYKDGKSASNGIPYHGEVPISLGEAVCEIAHDYKKRKHVFKLRLGDGKEYLFQAKDEAEMSSWIQSILSSIPKGSGDSPGAPRPLSRAMTMPPISPSSGEAGGVTMRNKDGKEKDREKRFSFFGKKK; encoded by the exons atggagtGGGACCACAGGGAAAGAGATTCCTGCTTGTCCCCAGCAGCTTTTGTTAATCAGGTGCAATACTCTAACATCCTCGAAGGAAGATTTAAACAGTTGCAAG ATGAACGTGAAGCAGTACAGAAGAAAACCTTTACCAAATGGGTAAATTCTCACTTAGGCCGAGTGACCTGTCGCATTGGTGACTTGTACACCGACCTACGGGATGGGCGCATGCTAATCCGCCTTCTGGAAGTGCTCtcaggagaacagctg CCAAAACCTACTAAGGGCCGCATGCGTATCCACTGCCTTGAAAATGTTGACAAAGCCCTACAGTTTCTTAAGGAGCAAAAAGTTCATCTGGAAAATATGGGCTCACATGACATTGTGGATGGGAATCACCGTCTCACCCTGGGTCTCATCTGGACCATCATCCTTCGCTTCCAG ATTCAAGACATCAGTGTGGAAACTGAGGACAATAAGGAGAAGAAATCAGCTAAAGATGCGCTGCTGCTTTGGTGCCAAATGAAAACTGCTGG ATACCCAAATGTGAATATACACAACTTCACTACCAGTTGGAGAGATGGTCTAGCGTTCAATGCCATCGTGCACAAACACAG ACCCGACCTGATTGAGTTTGACAACCTGAAGAGGTCCAACGCTCACTACAATCTCCAAAATGCTTTCAATGTGGCTGAGAAGGAACTGGGGCTTACCAAGCTGCTGGACCCAGAAG atGTCAATGTGGATCAGCCTGATGAAAAGTCTATAATTACCTATGTGGCAACTTACTATCATTACTTCTCCAAGATGAAAGCCCTGGCAGTGGAGGGCAAACGAATTGGCAAG GTGCTCGACTATGCTATTGAGGCCGACCAGCTGATAGAGAAGTATGAGACCCTGGCCTCTGAGCTGCTGCAGTGGATCGAGCAGACCATAGTGACACTTAATGATCGGCAGCTAGCTAACTCTCTGAGTGCTGTACAGAACCAGCTCCAAGCTTTTAACTCCTACAGGACTGTGGAGAAACCTCCCAA ATTTACAGAGAAAGGAAACTTGGAGGTTCTTCTTTTTACTATCCAAAGCAAGATGAGAGCAAACAATCAGAAGGTTTACATGCCAAGAGAGGGAAAACTCATTTCTGACATAAATAAG GCATGGGAACGACTGGAAAAGGCAGAACATGAACGTGAGCTGGCACTGAGAAATGAGTTGATTCGCCAGGAGAAACTGGAGATGCTCGCTGCTCGCTTTGACCGGAAAGCTGCTATGCGGGAGACATGGCTGAGCGAGAACCAGAGACTGGTGTCTCAG GATAATTTTGGAACCGACCTGGGAGCAGTGGAAGCTGCCACTCGTAAACACGAGGCAATTGAGACAGACATTGGAGCATACTGGGAGCGTGTGGCCGCAGTGGAGGCTGTCGCCAAAGAGCTGGAGGCAGAGGGATATCATGATGTGCGGCGCATACTCGCACGAAGGGATAATGTGCTTCGACTCTGGGAATACTTGAAAGAACTTCTGGCTGCACGCAGAGAGCGTCTGAATGCCCACCGTGACCTACAGAGGCTGTTTCAGGAGATGCGTTACATCATGGACTGGATGGCAGATGAGAAG ggtcgtctgcagtctCAGGACAGCGGAAAACATTTGCATGATGTGTTAGACCTACTGCAAAAGCACAATCTGGTAGAGGCTGATATTTCTGCTCAGGCAGAGAGGATCAAGGCAGTGCAAGGAGCTGCAAACCGCTTCACTTCCCATGAGCAGG cCTATAAACCTTGTGAGCCTGGACTAGTTAGTGAGAAGGTTGAGCTGCTGGGTCAAGCCTATGAAGAACTTGGTCAGCTCGCTGTGAATCGCAGAGAGCGCCTAGAGGACTCACGGCGTCTGTGGCAGTTCCTGTGGGATCTCGGAGAGGAGGCAGCCTGGATCCGAGAGCAGGAACAGATCCTGGCTAGTGGAGACTGTGGCCGTGACCTTACTTCTGCCCTTCACCTACTCAGTAAACATGAGGCTTTCAGGGATGAGATGGCAGCCCGCTATGGCCCCCTGAGTAACAGTATTGCTGCTGGAGAAGATCTGGTTAAAGAAGGGCACTTTGGAGCTTCGGAAGTAACTGAGAGGATTCAAGACATCCATGCACAGTGGGCCCATCTGGAGGAG ACAACTAAGCAAAGAGAGCAGAGCCTTAAGGAAGCCGTGGCCCTGCATCAGTTTCAGACGGATGCCAATGACATGGAGGCATGGATCATGGAGACACTTAGACAGGTATCCAGTCAGGAGGTGGGCCACGATGAGTTCTCTACCCAAACTCTAGCTCGCAAGCAGAGGGAGATAGAAGAGGAGATCCAGAGTCACCACCCCCTAATTGACTCTCTGCACGAGCAGGTCCAAGCACTGCCACAGGCCTATGTACATTACCCTGAA GTGGATGGTCGTCTGCCTGCTATTGAACAACGTTATGAAGAACTGGAGACCCTGTCAGCAGCTCGACGCCAGGCTCTGGAAGGTGCCCTGGCCCTCTACCGCATGTTCAGTGAAGCTGGTGCCTGTCAGCTCTGGGTGGAGGAAAAGGAACAGTGGTTACATGGCATGGAGATCCCTACAAAGCTGGAGGACTTGGAGGTCGTACAGCAAAG ATTTGAGACACTGGAACCTGAGATGAACAACCTAGGAACCCGTGTCACTGATGTGAACcaggtggcagagcagctgctgagcTCAGACAACTGTAACAAAGACCAAATCCACCAGACAGCAGACCAACTAAACAACAG ATGGAAGGAGTTTCAGCAACTGGCTGGACAAAAGAAACAAGATCTTGAGTCGGCTCTCAACATCCAGAACTACCAACTCGAGTGTAATGAGATCCAGActtggatgaaggaaaagaccAAAGTTATTGAATCTACTCAGGGTCTTGGCAATGACTTGGCGGGAGTGATGGCACTACAACGCAAACTCACTGGCATGGAGAGGGACCTTGAGGCTATCCAG GGGAAATTAGATGACTTGAGAAATGAGGCAGAAAAGTTGGCCAAGGAACATCCAGATCAAGCAGGAGAGATCCAAGGACGCTTGGGAGAGATTCAAGAGGTGTGGGAGGAACTGAACGCCACCATGAAGCGACGGGAAGAGTCACTGGGGGAAGCTAGCAAGCTACAGGGTTTCCTTAGGGATTTGGATGACTTCCAGTCCTGGCTGTCCCGCACCCAGACAGCCGTGGCTTCAGAGGATATTCCCACTTCTCTGCCTGAGGCTGAGAGTTTGCTAGCCCAGCATGAGAGCATCAAGAACGAGGTGGATAACTATAAGGAGGACTATGAAAAGATGCGTGCGGTTGGTGAGGAGGTCACCCAAGGTCAGACAGATGCCCAGCACATGTTTTTGGCCCAGAGGCTCCAGGCATTGGACACTGGCTGGCATGAGTTGCGGCGCATGTGGGAGAATCGGCACAGCCTGTTGGCCCAAGCCTTCGACTTCCAGACTTTCCTGAGAGATGCAAAGCAGGCAGAGGCATTCCTTAACAGCCAG GAGTACGTGCTGTCCCACACAGAGATGCCCACCAGTCTTCAGGCAGCAGAGGAGGCCATTAAGAAGCATGAGGATTTCCTCACCACCACAGAGGCCAGTGAAGAGAAAATAACTGGTGTGGTGGAAGCTGGAAGACGCCTCATTAATGACTCTAATGCAAACTCTGATAAGATCCAGGAAAAGGTTGATTCAATCCAGGAAAG ACATCTTAAGAATAAAGAGGCTGCAAATGAACTGCTGACCAAGCTTAAGGATAACCGGGAACTTCAGCACTTCCTCCAAGATGGACAAGAG CTCACCTTGTGGATAAATGAGAAGATGCTGACGGCTCAGGACATGTCTTATGATGAGGCCAGAAATCTTCACAGCAAGTGGCAGAAACACCAGGCATTCATGGCAGAGCTGGCCTCCAACAAAGACTGGCTCGACAAAATTGATAAG GAGGGTCAAGCACTGGTTGCTGAGAAGCCTGAGCTGAAACCTGTTGTCCAGCAGACCCTGGAGGACCTGCAGCGTCAGTGGGAGGAGCTGGAGAGCACAACTCGTACGAAGGCTCAGTGCTTATTTGATGCTAACAGAGCAGAGCTCTTCACACAGAGCTGCTCCGCTCTAGATGTTTGGCTGAAAAACCTTGAAGGTCAGCTGCAAAGTGATGACTATGGAAAAGATCTGACCAGTGTGAACATCCTCCTCAAGAAGCACCAG ATGCTGGAGCATCAAATGGAGGTCAGAGAGAAGGAGGTGCAGGCCCTGAAGTCTCAGGCTCTGGCTCTGTCCCAGGAAGATGCCGGACTGGCTGAGATAGATGGTCAGCAACGGCGTGTCACCGACAGCTTCGCCAACCTCCAAGACCCACTCAACCTCAGGAGACAGCAGCTGCTCGCCTCCAAAGAAGCACATCAATTCAACAGAGACCTGGAGGATGAAATT CTGTGGGTGACAGAAAGGATGCCCCTAGCAACCTCCACAGACCATGGAAAAGACCTGCCCACTGTACAGCTGCTAATCAAGAAGAACCAG ACTTTGCAGAAGGAGATTCAAGGCCATCAGCCTCGCATTGATGACATCCACAGACGAGGCAAGACTCAGACCCAGGTAGATGGTGAACGCCAGTCTGTTCTGGAGGATCGCCTAGTTGAACTGCAGAGCCTTTGGGACCAGTTGATCGCCGAGACAGACAAGCGTCATGCCCGTCTAATAGAGGCTAATCGTGCCCAGCAGTTCTATGCCGATGCTGCGGAGGCAGAGGCCTGGATGGGAGAGCAAGAGTTGCACATGATGTCAGAAGAAAAAGCCAAG gaTGAGCAAAATGCTCTAGTGATGGTCAAGAAGCACCAGATCCTTGAGCAGGCACTTGAAGACTACGCCCAAACCATCCACCAACTGGCCAACAGCAGTCGTCTCATGGTCAACAATGAACACCCAGAGAG CGAAAGAATCACCTTACGACAAGCCCAAGTTGACAAGCTGTACGCAGGTCTGAAGGACCTTGCTGAGGAGCGTCGGGGACGGCTTCAGGAGAGGCTGAGGCTGACCCAGCTGAAGCGGGAGGTGGATGACCTGGAACAGTGGATTGCAGAGAGAGAGGTGGTTGCTGGCTCCCATGAACTAGGACAGGACTATGAACATGTCACA ATGCTGAGGGACAAGTTCCGGGAGTTTGCTCGTGACACCAGCACTATCGGCCAAGAGCGTGTGGATGGTGTAAATGCGCTGGCAGATGATCTGATTGAGTCGGGTCATCCTGAGAACGCCAGTGTTGCTGAATGGAAAGACGGTTTAAACGAGGCCTGGGCTGACCTGCTGGAGCTGATTGACACACGCACGCAAATGTTGGCAGCCTCTTATGAGCTGCACCGCTTCCATCAAGATGCCATGGAGGTGCTTGGACGTGTTAAGGAGAAGAGGGAAGCACTGCCTTCTGAACTTGGCCGTGACCTCAACACTGTccagcatctgcacagacagcacacCGCTTTTGAACATGACATCCAGGCCCTCAGCGGACAG GTGAATCAAGTGCAGGATGATGCTGCACGCCTGCAGAAGGCCTACGCTGGTGAGAAAGCGGATGACATTCACAGAAGCGAACATGCTGTGACTTCTGCCTGGGAGGGCCTGCTCGAGGCTGGCGAGGCTCGCAGGCTCCTCCTGCTGGACACCGTGGAGAAATTCCGCTTCTTCAACATGGTGCGAGACCTCATGCTCTGGATGGATGGTGTGAACCTGCAGATTGACGCACATGATAGCCCAAG ggaTGTATCTTCTGCAGGGTTAGTAATTGCCAATCATCAAGACATCAGATCAGAGATTGACGCTAGGACAGACAGCTTCACTGCTTGTGTTGAGATGGGAAATACTTTGATCAACAAAAACCACTATGCATCTGATGAG ATCCGAGAAAAACTGACTCAACTCCAGGAAAAAAGAGATAAGAtcaacaaaaaatggcaagacaAGATGGACCATTTACAAATTG TGCTGGAGGTGTTGCAGTTCGGACGTGATGCTTATGTGGCAGAGTCGTGGTTGGCTGGGCAAGAACCTCTGGTGCGCGCAGCAGAGTTGGGCTCAAATGTGGATGAAGTAGAGAGCCTAATTAAGCGCCATGAAGCCTTTGAGAAACTCGCCACGGCTTGGGAAGAGCGCTTCGTGCAGCTGGAGAAGCTCACTACA CTTGAAGAGCAAGAAAATCAGAGGAGgcgggaggaagaggagagagcGAGGCGACCTCCTACTCCTCCACCAGTAGAAGAAGTGCCACAGTCTGAGACAGAAACTCAACCACATGATTCTGCAGCCAG AACCAGTCTGGACCAGACCACTCTCAATCAGTCCGTGTCAGTGAACGGAGTACACAGCGACAATGACACATCACAA CAGTCATTATCGCTATCGTTGTCAGTGGGAAAGAAATCAGAGCCTAAACGTGTGTGTAAGCCAAAGCAGCAGGAGCGT GGCTCAGAGTCTGAGTCAGTGAACGGACCGGGCAGAGACAGCGGACTGGCATCGTCTCGCGTCGATCCGTCTGCCACTTTACCGAGCAGAGGCGCGGCAGACTCAGAGCCAGAGACCATGGAGGGGATGCTCTGTCGAAAACAGGAGATGGAGTCTCACATCAAAAAGGCAGCTACCAG GTCCTGGCAGAATGTGTATTGTGTCCTACGAAAAGGAAGTCTTGGTTTCTATAAAGACGGCAAGAGTGCTAGCAATGGCATTCCATACCACGGAGAAGTTCCCATCAGCTTGGGAGAGGCTGTGTGTGAAATAGCCCATGACTATAAGAAAAGGAAACACGTATTCAAGCTCAG GTTAGGGGATGGGAAAGAGTACCTGTTCCAAGCAAAGGATGAG GCGGAGATGAGCTCCTGGATCCAGTCCATCCTTAGCTCCATTCCAAAAGGATCAGGAGACTCGCCTGGAGCTCCACGGCCCCTCAGCCGTGCCATGACGATGCCGCCCATCTCGCCCAGCTCGGGTGAAGCTGGAGGCGTTACCATGCGCAACAaggatgggaaagagaaggatcGCGAGAAGAGGTTCAGCTTCTTCGGcaagaagaaataa